Proteins encoded in a region of the Misgurnus anguillicaudatus chromosome 9, ASM2758022v2, whole genome shotgun sequence genome:
- the LOC129424519 gene encoding 5-hydroxytryptamine receptor 2A: MASLNDTLSWDVTLNHSFIKPNLSELPDTQATEMNWPVLFILVIIFFTIAGNILVIMAVSLESKLYNATNFFLCSLAVADMLVGFLVMPVSLISILYNHVWPFHEDLCPIWIFLDVLFSTASIMHLCAISLDRYIGIHNPIKYSRSNSPFKAKLKIVTVWTISIVLSLPIPVIGFQDKQKVFVNETCVLNEPRFVLVGSFVAFFLPLVIMVVCYYLTLQVLRQQSAAFPQETKRGSSAEISDTVLPNNKQLLLTFLPKKLSFSNSRDQGRRGMMQAIRNEQRASKVLGVVFFLFLVMWCPFFITNVLVAICQENCSDHLHHLMNFFVWVGYVSSGVNPLIYTLFNKTYRNAFVRYLRCKYHDTSPKTKQAIVAGKPNN, from the exons ATGGCATCATTAAATGATACTCTGTCCTGGGATGTCACTTTAAACCACAGCTTTATCAAACCCAACCTCTCGGAGTTACCGGATACACAAGCCACAGAGATGAACTGGCCAGTTCTGTTTATTCTGGTTATTATATTCTTCACAATAGCAGGAAATATATTAGTCATAATGGCAGTGTCCCTGGAAAGTAAACTGTACAATGCAACCAACTTCTTTCTTTGCTCGCTGGCCGTGGCCGACATGCTGGTGGGCTTTCTTGTTATGCCAGTCTCATTAATCAGTATCCTTTACA ACCACGTCTGGCCTTTCCATGAAGATCTGTGTCCCATTTGGATCTTCCTGGATGTGCTTTTCTCCACAGCCTCCATCATGCACCTGTGCGCCATCTCTCTGGACCGCTATATTGGTATTCATAATCCAATCAAGTACAGTCGCAGTAACTCGCCTTTCAAGGCCAAGCTCAAAATCGTCACTGTTTGGACCATATCTAtag TGCTGTCACTTCCCATTCCGGTAATTGGCTTCCAGGATAAGCAGAAGGTGTTTGTTAACGAGACGTGTGTCCTGAATGAGCCTCGCTTTGTTCTTGTCGGCTCTTTCGTAGCCTTCTTCCTTCCTCTGGTCATCATGGTGGTCTGCTACTACCTCACCCTCCAGGTCCTTCGTCAACAAAGCGCTGCCTTCCCCCAAGAGACCAAACGAGGTTCATCAGCCGAGATAAGTGATACAGTTCTGCCTAACAACAAGCAGTTGTTActcacatttttacccaaaaaaCTTTCGTTTAGTAACTCACGAGATCAAGGTAGACGAGGAATGATGCAAGCGATCAGAAATGAGCAGCGGGCCTCCAAAGTCTTGGGTGTCGTCTTTTTTTTGTTCCTGGTGATGTGGTGTCCGTTCTTCATCACCAACGTGCTGGTCGCCATCTGCCAGGAGAACTGCAGTGACCATCTTCACCATCTCATGAATTTCTTTGTTTGGGTGGGATACGTCTCCTCTGGTGTGAATCCTCTGATTTACACCCTCTTCAACAAGACATACCGCAATGCATTCGTTCGCTACCTGCGATGTAAATATCACGACACGTCGCCAAAGACAAAGCAAGCTATAGTTGCTGGTAAACCCAATAATTGA
- the LOC129424413 gene encoding G2/mitotic-specific cyclin-B3 isoform X1 encodes MLRQKHPCDMKSKTNSKEEVYNVKRTPSSPQGGPKKRSAFVDLTNKTKTQTAIQAKNGKTVVDKASNRKVVVRTHSIQKDSCKDFCAEDRPKKAVFKAEEFPVDCLSVCQPDELSKLQRRKVCVAQVPEEFDVDKEHIGDCLLSPEYAKDIFDYLKNREENFLLSDYMHKQPDLTQDMRGILVDWMVEVQENFEMNHETLYLAVKITDHYLSGDVVMRESLQLIGSTAMLIAAKFEERCPPSVDDFLYICDDAYKRRELLVMERNILQALNFDINIPVSYRFLRRYAKVAHVNMETLTLARYVCELSLLELELVSERASRLACACLLLALITKDLGGWTPVLQYHSGYALADLSCLVRRLYAMLASPSNDKLNAVDNKYSHRVFFEVAKIPLVNIDTLEEALTVL; translated from the exons ATGCTTCGTCAAAAACACCCATGTGATATGAAATCTAAGACGAACAGTAAG GAGGAGGTTTATAATGTTAAGAGGACACCATCCTCTCCCCAGGGAGGACCTAAGAAGAGATCTGCCTTTGTTGATCTGACCAAT AAAACCAAAACCCAGACTGCCATTCAAGCGAAAAATGGCAAAACCGTCGTCGACAAGGCTTCAAACCGCAAAGTGGTTGTCAGGACTCACAGCATCCAGAAAGA CAGTTGTAAGGATTTCTGTGCAGAGGATCGGCCCAAGAAAGCTGTATTCAAAGCAGAGGAATTTCCAGTAGATTGCCTCAGTGTTTGTCAACCTGATGAGCTGTCGAAACTCCAACGACGAAAG GTTTGTGTAGCCCAGGTGCCTGAAGAGTTTGACGTTGATAAGGAACACATTGGGGACTGTTTATTGAGCCCTGAGTATGCCAAAGACATCTTTGACTACCTGAAGAACAGAGAG GAGAATTTTCTATTAAGTGACTATATGCATAAACAGCCAGATCTGACTCAGGACATGAGAGGTATTCTGGTTGATTGGATGGTGGAGGTACAG GAAAACTTTGAGATGAACCATGAGACGCTTTACTTGGCAGTGAAGATCACAGACCATTACCTGTCAGGGGATGTTGTTATGAGGGAGTCTCTGCAGCTCATCGGCTCCACCGCCATGCTTATCGCTGCCAAGTTTGAG GAACGTTGTCCTCCAAGTGTGGATGACTTCCTTTACATTTGTGACGATGCCTACAAAAGACGGGAGCTCCTTGTTATGGAAAGGAACATTCTGCAGGCGCTCAACTTTGATATTAACATACCAGTGTCTTACCGGTTCCTTCGACGCTACGCAAAG GTAGCCCATGTGAATATGGAGACTCTAACACTTGCACGTTACGTGTGTGAGTTAAGCTTGCTGGAGCTGGAGCTCGTATCGGAGAGAGCATCACGTCTGGCCTGTGCCTGTCTTCTCCTGGCTCTCATCACTAAAGACCTCGGAGGATGG ACACCGGTTCTTCAGTATCATAGCGGCTATGCTTTGGCGGATCTGAGTTGTTTGGTCAGGAGGTTGTATGCAATGCTGGCAAGCCCTTCAAATGACAAACTTAACGCTGTGGACAACAAATACTCCCACAG agtctTTTTCGAGGTGGCAAAAATTCCCTTGGTTAACATTGATACGCTGGAAGAGGCATTGACAGTGCTTTGA
- the LOC129424413 gene encoding G2/mitotic-specific cyclin-B3 isoform X2 — protein sequence MLRQKHPCDMKSKTNSKEEVYNVKRTPSSPQGGPKKRSAFVDLTNKTKTQTAIQAKNGKTVVDKASNRKVVVRTHSIQKDCKDFCAEDRPKKAVFKAEEFPVDCLSVCQPDELSKLQRRKVCVAQVPEEFDVDKEHIGDCLLSPEYAKDIFDYLKNREENFLLSDYMHKQPDLTQDMRGILVDWMVEVQENFEMNHETLYLAVKITDHYLSGDVVMRESLQLIGSTAMLIAAKFEERCPPSVDDFLYICDDAYKRRELLVMERNILQALNFDINIPVSYRFLRRYAKVAHVNMETLTLARYVCELSLLELELVSERASRLACACLLLALITKDLGGWTPVLQYHSGYALADLSCLVRRLYAMLASPSNDKLNAVDNKYSHRVFFEVAKIPLVNIDTLEEALTVL from the exons ATGCTTCGTCAAAAACACCCATGTGATATGAAATCTAAGACGAACAGTAAG GAGGAGGTTTATAATGTTAAGAGGACACCATCCTCTCCCCAGGGAGGACCTAAGAAGAGATCTGCCTTTGTTGATCTGACCAAT AAAACCAAAACCCAGACTGCCATTCAAGCGAAAAATGGCAAAACCGTCGTCGACAAGGCTTCAAACCGCAAAGTGGTTGTCAGGACTCACAGCATCCAGAAAGA TTGTAAGGATTTCTGTGCAGAGGATCGGCCCAAGAAAGCTGTATTCAAAGCAGAGGAATTTCCAGTAGATTGCCTCAGTGTTTGTCAACCTGATGAGCTGTCGAAACTCCAACGACGAAAG GTTTGTGTAGCCCAGGTGCCTGAAGAGTTTGACGTTGATAAGGAACACATTGGGGACTGTTTATTGAGCCCTGAGTATGCCAAAGACATCTTTGACTACCTGAAGAACAGAGAG GAGAATTTTCTATTAAGTGACTATATGCATAAACAGCCAGATCTGACTCAGGACATGAGAGGTATTCTGGTTGATTGGATGGTGGAGGTACAG GAAAACTTTGAGATGAACCATGAGACGCTTTACTTGGCAGTGAAGATCACAGACCATTACCTGTCAGGGGATGTTGTTATGAGGGAGTCTCTGCAGCTCATCGGCTCCACCGCCATGCTTATCGCTGCCAAGTTTGAG GAACGTTGTCCTCCAAGTGTGGATGACTTCCTTTACATTTGTGACGATGCCTACAAAAGACGGGAGCTCCTTGTTATGGAAAGGAACATTCTGCAGGCGCTCAACTTTGATATTAACATACCAGTGTCTTACCGGTTCCTTCGACGCTACGCAAAG GTAGCCCATGTGAATATGGAGACTCTAACACTTGCACGTTACGTGTGTGAGTTAAGCTTGCTGGAGCTGGAGCTCGTATCGGAGAGAGCATCACGTCTGGCCTGTGCCTGTCTTCTCCTGGCTCTCATCACTAAAGACCTCGGAGGATGG ACACCGGTTCTTCAGTATCATAGCGGCTATGCTTTGGCGGATCTGAGTTGTTTGGTCAGGAGGTTGTATGCAATGCTGGCAAGCCCTTCAAATGACAAACTTAACGCTGTGGACAACAAATACTCCCACAG agtctTTTTCGAGGTGGCAAAAATTCCCTTGGTTAACATTGATACGCTGGAAGAGGCATTGACAGTGCTTTGA